In Modestobacter versicolor, a single genomic region encodes these proteins:
- a CDS encoding transketolase family protein produces the protein MPVTFTFGEMLSARSVIGTTLAELGETHDNLWVLTPDIGATLVEFRDKYPERFLDVGLAEQACVGIAAGLAYDGNIPVVSGMLPFLSMRALEQIRTDVCYPNLPVKIIGTHGGLVGNGGSTHYAVEDLALMCALTNMTVTSVGDPNMVGEVLRQSMSMPGPIYIRLAVGKKDKVLYAEGEHDVRIGKGIVARDGTDATIFTHGTTVAQALDAAEELAADGRSVRVVDMFTLKPIDEALIAQCADETGGKFVVLEDHLAYGGLASRIADVVADRGIRLNGFERLGIPQVYAGFGDDEELRDKHGYGLAATVAATRRVIAQPSWPTSH, from the coding sequence ATGCCGGTCACGTTCACGTTCGGCGAGATGCTGTCGGCCCGGTCGGTGATCGGGACGACGCTGGCGGAGCTCGGCGAGACCCACGACAACCTCTGGGTGCTCACCCCCGACATCGGCGCGACGCTGGTGGAGTTCCGGGACAAGTACCCGGAGCGGTTCCTGGACGTCGGCCTGGCCGAGCAGGCCTGCGTGGGCATCGCCGCCGGCCTGGCCTACGACGGGAACATCCCCGTGGTGTCGGGGATGCTGCCCTTCCTCAGCATGCGGGCGCTCGAGCAGATCCGCACCGACGTCTGCTACCCGAACCTGCCGGTCAAGATCATCGGCACCCACGGCGGGCTCGTGGGCAACGGCGGGTCGACGCACTACGCGGTCGAGGACCTCGCGCTGATGTGCGCCCTCACGAACATGACCGTCACCTCCGTCGGCGACCCGAACATGGTCGGGGAGGTCCTGCGCCAGTCGATGTCCATGCCGGGGCCGATCTACATCCGGCTCGCCGTCGGCAAGAAGGACAAGGTGCTCTACGCCGAGGGGGAGCACGACGTCCGGATCGGCAAGGGGATCGTCGCGCGGGACGGCACCGACGCCACGATCTTCACCCACGGGACGACGGTGGCCCAGGCGCTGGACGCCGCCGAGGAGCTCGCCGCGGACGGCCGCTCGGTGCGGGTGGTCGACATGTTCACGCTCAAGCCGATCGACGAGGCGCTGATCGCCCAGTGCGCCGACGAGACCGGCGGCAAGTTCGTCGTCCTCGAGGACCACCTGGCCTACGGCGGCCTCGCCTCGCGCATCGCCGACGTCGTCGCCGACCGCGGCATCCGGCTCAACGGCTTCGAGCGGCTCGGCATCCCGCAGGTCTACGCCGGCTTCGGCGACGACGAGGAGCTGCGCGACAAGCACGGCTACGGCCTCGCGGCCACCGTCGCGGCCACCCGCCGGGTCATCGCGCAGCCGTCCTGGCCCACCTCCCACTGA
- a CDS encoding transketolase: MAELEERAYELRAKLLHLCGTYEGAVHIGGDLSAADIFTALFHYGLDVDPGDISNPRRDRFLLSKGHAAVCMYIAMSMRGFFSYEGIVETYGKLDSAYGMHPCKVQLPGVEASTGSLGHGLPLAVGMALSARHRGETHRVVCLLGDGETGEGSVWEAAMAARSNELGNLVAFVDRNRQLMTSFAEERVAFEPYPDKWRAFGWNVVEADGHDMASLVAAIDGLPAAQSDRPTVVICETVKGKGVDFMEHNLAWHAGSLGAADLERALAALESTRKKETV, translated from the coding sequence GTGGCCGAGCTGGAGGAGCGGGCCTACGAGCTGCGCGCCAAGCTGCTGCACCTGTGCGGCACCTACGAGGGGGCCGTGCACATCGGCGGTGACCTCTCGGCGGCCGACATCTTCACCGCGCTGTTCCACTACGGGCTCGACGTCGACCCCGGCGACATCAGCAACCCGCGGCGGGACCGGTTCCTGCTGAGCAAGGGCCACGCGGCGGTGTGCATGTACATCGCGATGTCGATGCGCGGCTTCTTCTCCTACGAGGGGATCGTCGAGACCTACGGGAAGCTCGACAGCGCCTACGGCATGCACCCGTGCAAGGTGCAGCTGCCCGGGGTCGAGGCCTCCACCGGGTCGCTCGGGCACGGGCTCCCGCTCGCGGTGGGCATGGCGCTGAGCGCCCGGCACCGTGGCGAGACCCACCGCGTCGTCTGCCTGCTCGGTGACGGCGAGACCGGCGAGGGCTCGGTGTGGGAGGCCGCGATGGCCGCCCGCAGCAACGAGCTGGGCAACCTGGTCGCCTTCGTCGACCGCAACCGCCAGCTCATGACCAGCTTCGCGGAGGAGCGGGTGGCCTTCGAGCCCTACCCGGACAAGTGGCGGGCCTTCGGCTGGAACGTGGTCGAGGCCGACGGCCACGACATGGCCTCGCTGGTGGCGGCCATCGACGGGCTGCCGGCAGCCCAGAGCGACCGCCCGACCGTGGTCATCTGCGAGACGGTCAAGGGCAAGGGCGTCGACTTCATGGAGCACAACCTCGCCTGGCACGCCGGCTCGCTCGGTGCGGCGGACCTGGAACGGGCGCTGGCCGCGCTCGAGTCGACGCGGAAGAAGGAGACGGTCTGA
- a CDS encoding aldehyde dehydrogenase family protein, which produces MTSTTSTTAPVTTGLYIGGQERTTTDVLDVVDPARPGVVVGHAAAATREDVADAVAAAKAAYPAWSALSATERAAQMAAAIEGLADERDEDARVLSLENGKIVHEAWVDALVFEIRWQLALSLAEEVDATKVLPPAPGIPVQTTVAYQSIGVVTLIVPFNWPIAILAAALPHALLAGNTAIVKPPPSTPLATTRLVQRVAEKLPPGVLNVVTGRDSEMAGLIDNADIAKVCFTGSVNGGKKIMEMASRSLTRVTLELGGNDPAIIRADAVLDDDHLDRLFGAVYDTTGQICMNAKRLYVHRSRMDELVAGLTARLEKVVLGHGLAEGTTMGPLHQPAQKAFVTEIIEEAKASGATVLEFGELPGGEFAEGNFLRPAVVVDPDPSLRVVTQEQFGPVIPVIPFDDDAEAVRQANDTWAGLCASVWTADTDSANRIGAQLECGYVWVNDHGAARLDLRAPFGGMKASGMGREQGIEGVRAFQDTRSIAHAADETEQAGAAH; this is translated from the coding sequence ATGACCAGCACGACGAGCACGACCGCCCCGGTGACGACGGGGCTCTACATCGGTGGACAGGAGCGGACGACGACCGACGTGCTCGACGTCGTCGACCCGGCACGGCCCGGCGTCGTCGTCGGTCACGCCGCGGCCGCCACGCGGGAGGACGTCGCCGACGCGGTCGCCGCGGCGAAGGCCGCCTACCCCGCGTGGTCGGCGCTGTCGGCCACCGAGCGCGCCGCGCAGATGGCCGCCGCCATCGAGGGCCTCGCCGACGAGCGCGACGAGGACGCCCGGGTGCTGTCCCTGGAGAACGGCAAGATCGTCCACGAGGCGTGGGTCGACGCGCTGGTCTTCGAGATCCGGTGGCAGCTGGCGCTGTCCCTCGCCGAGGAGGTCGACGCCACCAAGGTGCTGCCCCCGGCACCCGGCATCCCGGTCCAGACCACCGTCGCGTACCAGTCGATCGGCGTCGTGACGCTGATCGTCCCCTTCAACTGGCCGATCGCGATCCTCGCCGCCGCGCTCCCCCACGCGCTGCTCGCCGGCAACACCGCGATCGTCAAGCCGCCGCCCTCGACGCCGCTGGCGACCACTCGCCTGGTGCAGCGCGTTGCCGAGAAGCTGCCCCCGGGCGTGCTCAACGTGGTCACCGGCCGGGACAGCGAGATGGCCGGCCTGATCGACAACGCCGACATCGCGAAGGTCTGCTTCACCGGCAGCGTCAACGGCGGCAAGAAGATCATGGAGATGGCCTCGCGCAGCCTCACCCGGGTCACCCTCGAGCTGGGCGGCAACGACCCGGCGATCATCCGGGCGGACGCCGTCCTGGACGACGACCACCTCGACCGGCTGTTCGGCGCCGTCTACGACACCACCGGCCAGATCTGCATGAACGCCAAGCGGCTCTACGTGCACCGGTCCCGGATGGACGAGCTCGTCGCCGGGCTCACCGCGCGGCTGGAGAAGGTCGTCCTCGGCCACGGTCTGGCCGAGGGCACGACCATGGGCCCGCTGCACCAGCCCGCGCAGAAGGCCTTCGTCACCGAGATCATCGAGGAGGCCAAGGCCTCCGGGGCGACCGTGCTGGAGTTCGGCGAGCTCCCGGGCGGTGAGTTCGCCGAGGGGAACTTCCTGCGCCCGGCCGTCGTGGTGGACCCCGACCCGTCACTGCGGGTCGTCACCCAGGAGCAGTTCGGTCCGGTGATCCCGGTGATCCCGTTCGACGACGACGCAGAGGCCGTGCGGCAGGCCAACGACACCTGGGCCGGGCTGTGCGCGTCGGTCTGGACCGCCGACACCGACTCCGCCAACCGGATCGGCGCGCAGCTGGAGTGCGGCTACGTCTGGGTCAACGACCACGGCGCCGCGCGGCTCGACCTCCGGGCGCCGTTCGGCGGCATGAAGGCCTCGGGCATGGGCCGCGAGCAGGGCATCGAGGGCGTCCGCGCCTTCCAGGACACCCGCTCCATCGCCCACGCGGCCGACGAGACCGAGCAGGCCGGGGCCGCGCACTGA
- a CDS encoding MarR family winged helix-turn-helix transcriptional regulator — MTRDATMELPPDAIAEPMATVIDSNDFTPRLISLLSNSLVWRESRALRTRFGLGTNDWRVISALAIRPGATASEISEFVAMNKAIVSKSVTVLTARRLVVQGEDGGRSRPLYLTPAGAEMHDAMLPISMRGQEIILADMSPEEVTRLNDLLRRLLGHVRELLAEDALDEAALDDEQV; from the coding sequence GTGACGAGGGACGCAACCATGGAGCTGCCGCCGGATGCCATCGCCGAACCCATGGCGACCGTGATCGACAGCAACGACTTCACGCCGCGGCTGATCTCCCTGCTGTCGAACAGCCTCGTGTGGCGCGAGTCGCGCGCACTGCGCACCCGCTTCGGCCTGGGCACCAACGACTGGCGGGTCATCTCCGCCCTCGCCATCCGGCCGGGCGCGACGGCCAGCGAGATCTCCGAGTTCGTGGCGATGAACAAGGCCATCGTCTCCAAGAGCGTGACCGTGCTGACCGCCCGCCGGCTCGTCGTCCAGGGTGAGGACGGCGGCCGCTCACGGCCGCTCTACCTGACCCCGGCCGGCGCCGAGATGCACGACGCGATGCTGCCGATCTCGATGCGCGGCCAGGAGATCATCCTGGCCGACATGTCGCCGGAGGAGGTCACCCGGCTCAACGACCTGCTCCGCCGCCTCCTCGGGCACGTCCGCGAGCTGCTGGCCGAGGACGCGCTGGACGAGGCGGCCCTGGACGACGAGCAGGTCTGA
- a CDS encoding GNAT family N-acetyltransferase — translation MVQPLQRGDARDWARVRTENEAWLTPWEPSASVPWRDRHTPAAYRAMRRAASRRARVGMSLPFAVHYEGRLVGQVTVDNVVRGALRSGHLGYWVDSAVAGRGVASLAVALVCDHAFGPVGLHRLQADIRPENRPSRRLVERLGFRQEGLFRSYLDIDGGWRDHLAYALLAEDLPGGALARWQSRIPG, via the coding sequence GTGGTGCAGCCCCTCCAGCGGGGCGACGCGCGCGACTGGGCCCGGGTGCGCACCGAGAACGAGGCGTGGCTGACCCCCTGGGAGCCCTCCGCGTCCGTGCCGTGGCGCGACCGGCACACCCCGGCGGCCTACCGGGCGATGCGCCGGGCGGCGTCCCGGCGGGCCCGGGTCGGGATGTCGCTGCCCTTCGCGGTGCACTACGAGGGCCGGCTGGTCGGGCAGGTCACCGTGGACAACGTCGTCCGCGGCGCGCTGCGCTCCGGGCACCTGGGCTACTGGGTGGACTCCGCCGTCGCCGGGCGCGGGGTGGCCTCGCTGGCCGTGGCGCTGGTCTGCGACCACGCGTTCGGCCCGGTGGGGCTGCACCGGCTGCAGGCCGACATCCGCCCGGAGAACCGGCCGAGCCGGCGGCTGGTCGAGCGGCTGGGCTTCCGGCAGGAGGGGCTGTTCCGCAGCTACCTCGACATCGACGGCGGGTGGCGCGACCACCTGGCCTACGCGCTGCTGGCCGAGGACCTCCCCGGCGGCGCGCTCGCGCGCTGGCAGTCCCGCATCCCCGGCTGA
- the glp gene encoding gephyrin-like molybdotransferase Glp, whose translation MSDDSTRGWFSGGGRDTSQLDLGQGSLVPPPRDRQLATAERPVPAGHDTVQVDRGMFASERVPSPAIATGDRTPDPMADTGSVDVSGVRLRTVEQHLDEILGAVPQPAPIELAVLDAQGLLCAELVTSSRALPAFDQAGLDGYAVRSADIATATVELPTDLAVVGETSAGSAQVASIGAGLAQKVAVGAMLPAGADVVVPAAWTDQGAARVQVYAALAPGSYVRRIGDDVAPGDTAVQIGTPIGPAQISLLAAVGRERVAVRPRPRIAVLCAGEELVDVGATVGPGQQVDVNSYALAAAARDAGAEAYRAGIMPNDKRRMVELIEGQTLRSDVVLIAGTFATGAPDLLQEALDELGGLSFTQVAMHPGPVHAFGKLGPNNVPVICVPGEPVAALVAFEVFVRPAIRLMLGKRQLFRRTVQAVSAQQLLSPLGYRQYLHGQVMRHPDGGYVVEPIGDGDQAMLARMARANCLIVVDEDVTEVSAGGLVTVMPMLLGG comes from the coding sequence ATGAGCGACGACAGCACGCGCGGGTGGTTCTCGGGAGGTGGCCGGGACACCTCCCAGCTGGACCTCGGGCAGGGCTCGCTGGTGCCGCCGCCCCGGGACCGGCAGCTGGCGACGGCGGAGCGCCCGGTGCCGGCCGGGCACGACACGGTCCAGGTCGACCGCGGCATGTTCGCCTCCGAGCGGGTGCCCTCCCCGGCCATCGCGACCGGCGACCGGACCCCCGACCCGATGGCCGACACCGGCTCCGTCGACGTCTCCGGGGTGCGCCTGCGCACCGTCGAGCAGCACCTGGACGAGATCCTCGGCGCCGTGCCGCAGCCGGCGCCGATCGAGCTGGCCGTGCTCGACGCCCAGGGCCTGCTCTGCGCCGAGCTGGTCACCAGCTCGCGCGCGCTGCCGGCCTTCGACCAGGCCGGGCTGGACGGCTACGCGGTGCGCTCGGCCGACATCGCCACCGCGACCGTCGAGCTGCCCACCGACCTCGCCGTGGTGGGGGAGACCTCGGCCGGTTCGGCGCAGGTGGCCTCCATCGGCGCGGGCCTGGCGCAGAAGGTCGCCGTCGGCGCGATGCTGCCGGCCGGCGCGGACGTCGTCGTCCCGGCTGCCTGGACCGACCAGGGCGCCGCCCGGGTGCAGGTCTACGCCGCGCTCGCGCCGGGCAGCTACGTGCGCCGGATCGGCGACGACGTCGCCCCCGGCGACACCGCGGTGCAGATCGGCACCCCGATCGGGCCGGCCCAGATCAGCCTGCTCGCCGCCGTGGGCCGCGAGCGGGTGGCCGTGCGGCCGCGCCCCCGGATCGCCGTCCTGTGCGCCGGTGAGGAGCTGGTCGACGTCGGCGCCACCGTCGGCCCGGGCCAGCAGGTCGACGTCAACAGCTACGCGCTGGCCGCCGCCGCCCGGGACGCCGGTGCCGAGGCCTACCGCGCCGGCATCATGCCCAACGACAAGCGCCGGATGGTCGAGCTGATCGAGGGCCAGACGCTGCGCAGCGACGTCGTGCTGATCGCCGGCACCTTCGCCACCGGCGCCCCGGACCTGCTGCAGGAGGCGCTCGACGAGCTCGGCGGGCTGTCGTTCACCCAGGTCGCGATGCACCCCGGCCCGGTGCACGCGTTCGGCAAGCTCGGGCCCAACAACGTCCCGGTCATCTGCGTGCCCGGTGAGCCGGTCGCCGCGCTGGTCGCCTTCGAGGTCTTCGTCCGCCCGGCCATCCGGCTGATGCTGGGCAAGCGGCAGCTGTTCCGGCGCACCGTGCAGGCGGTCTCCGCCCAGCAGCTGCTCTCCCCGCTGGGCTACCGGCAGTACCTGCACGGCCAGGTCATGCGGCACCCCGACGGCGGCTACGTGGTGGAGCCGATCGGCGACGGCGACCAGGCGATGCTGGCCCGGATGGCGCGCGCGAACTGCCTCATCGTGGTCGACGAGGACGTCACCGAGGTCTCCGCCGGCGGGCTGGTCACGGTCATGCCGATGCTGCTCGGGGGCTGA
- a CDS encoding UTP--glucose-1-phosphate uridylyltransferase, translating into MPSPSADHSTTPRAATKAVIPVAGMGTRFLPATKAVPKELLPVVDRPALQYIVEEAARAGLPEVLMVTGRGKGAIEDFFDRTPELETALEAKGDTSRLDAVHESTDVAQVFFVRQGEAKGLGHAVLQAAAFVGDEPFAVLLGDDIIDARDLLLEQMLAVQAEHGGAVIALLDVGAENISKYGAVAVEDARVSGDAAGDDVFRVTGLVEKPPADEAPSTLAIIGRYVLPPEVFEAIRQTPPGRGGEIQLTDALLRLVDDGVPVHGVVFSGRRYDTGDKLDYLKAVVRLAVEREDLGPSFGPWLRDFVADLPAEGASPA; encoded by the coding sequence ATGCCGAGCCCGTCCGCAGACCACTCGACGACGCCCCGGGCCGCCACCAAGGCGGTGATCCCGGTGGCCGGGATGGGCACGCGGTTCCTGCCCGCGACCAAGGCGGTGCCCAAGGAGCTGCTGCCGGTCGTCGACCGGCCGGCGCTGCAGTACATCGTGGAGGAGGCCGCTCGCGCGGGCCTGCCCGAGGTGCTCATGGTCACCGGCCGCGGCAAGGGCGCCATCGAGGACTTCTTCGACCGCACCCCGGAGCTGGAGACGGCCCTGGAGGCCAAGGGCGACACGTCCCGGCTGGACGCCGTGCACGAGTCCACCGACGTCGCGCAGGTGTTCTTCGTCCGCCAGGGCGAGGCCAAGGGCCTCGGGCACGCGGTGCTGCAGGCCGCGGCGTTCGTCGGCGACGAGCCGTTCGCGGTGCTGCTCGGCGACGACATCATCGACGCCCGCGACCTGCTGCTCGAGCAGATGCTCGCCGTGCAGGCCGAGCACGGGGGCGCGGTGATCGCGCTGCTGGACGTGGGCGCGGAGAACATCTCCAAGTACGGCGCCGTCGCGGTGGAGGACGCCCGGGTCTCCGGCGACGCGGCCGGCGACGACGTCTTCCGGGTCACCGGCCTGGTCGAGAAGCCCCCGGCCGACGAGGCGCCGAGCACGCTGGCGATCATCGGCCGCTACGTGCTGCCCCCCGAGGTCTTCGAGGCCATCCGGCAGACCCCGCCCGGGCGCGGCGGCGAGATCCAGCTGACCGACGCGCTGCTCCGGCTCGTCGACGACGGGGTGCCGGTGCACGGCGTCGTCTTCTCCGGCCGCCGCTACGACACCGGCGACAAGCTGGACTACCTCAAGGCCGTCGTCCGGCTCGCCGTCGAGCGCGAGGACCTCGGCCCGTCGTTCGGGCCCTGGCTGCGTGACTTCGTCGCCGACCTGCCCGCCGAGGGCGCGTCGCCCGCCTGA
- a CDS encoding CaiB/BaiF CoA transferase family protein, whose translation MSGPLDGVLVVDLTRALAGPHAGMMLGDLGARVIKVESPGSGDDSRGWGPPFVQPEGAGRESTYFFSANRNKESITLDLKDPGDKEVLTELVRRADVLLENFRPGTLARLGFGTDVLAELNPRLVTLAISGFGHDGPEGQRAGYDQIAQGEAGLMSLTGSGPEDPQKVGVPIGDLLAGMYGAYGVLAALVERERTGRGQVVRTSLLAAVVGVHAFQGTAYTVGGQVNRGQGNHHPSIAPYGLFRCAGGSVQLSCGSEGLWRRLCAEFGFDPEAPGMATNGERVGNRQQVIELLETAFAEIPAAELLARLDAAGVPAGKVRTLDEVYAWEQTLSQGLAISVDHATAGPLTLPGPPLRFFAPGAEGEVETTRRDHTPPPVLGADGDAIRAWLSGAPDGVPQPAGDDVEDGHAT comes from the coding sequence GTGAGTGGCCCCCTGGACGGCGTCCTCGTCGTCGACCTGACCCGCGCCCTGGCCGGACCGCACGCCGGGATGATGCTCGGCGACCTCGGCGCCCGGGTGATCAAGGTGGAGAGCCCCGGGAGCGGGGACGACAGCCGCGGCTGGGGCCCGCCGTTCGTCCAGCCCGAGGGGGCGGGCCGCGAGTCCACCTACTTCTTCTCCGCCAACCGGAACAAGGAGTCGATCACCCTCGACCTCAAGGACCCGGGTGACAAGGAGGTGCTCACCGAGCTGGTGCGCCGGGCCGACGTCCTGCTGGAGAACTTCCGCCCCGGCACCCTGGCCCGCCTCGGCTTCGGCACCGACGTGCTGGCCGAGCTGAACCCGCGGCTGGTGACCCTGGCGATCAGCGGCTTCGGCCACGACGGCCCGGAGGGACAGCGGGCCGGGTACGACCAGATCGCCCAGGGCGAGGCCGGGCTGATGTCGCTGACCGGCTCGGGCCCCGAGGACCCGCAGAAGGTCGGCGTCCCGATCGGTGACCTGCTGGCCGGCATGTACGGCGCCTACGGCGTGCTCGCCGCGCTGGTCGAGCGGGAGCGGACCGGGCGCGGGCAGGTGGTGCGCACCTCGCTGCTCGCCGCCGTCGTCGGCGTGCACGCCTTCCAGGGGACCGCGTACACCGTGGGCGGCCAGGTCAACCGCGGCCAGGGCAACCACCACCCCTCGATCGCCCCCTACGGCCTGTTCCGCTGCGCGGGCGGGAGCGTGCAGCTCTCCTGCGGCAGCGAGGGCCTGTGGCGGCGGCTGTGCGCCGAGTTCGGCTTCGACCCCGAGGCGCCGGGGATGGCGACCAACGGCGAGCGGGTGGGCAACCGGCAGCAGGTGATCGAGCTGCTGGAGACGGCGTTCGCGGAGATCCCGGCCGCGGAGCTGCTCGCCCGGCTGGACGCCGCCGGGGTGCCCGCGGGCAAGGTGCGCACCCTGGACGAGGTCTACGCCTGGGAGCAGACGCTCTCCCAGGGCCTGGCGATCTCCGTCGACCACGCCACCGCCGGCCCGCTGACGCTGCCCGGCCCGCCGCTGCGGTTCTTCGCCCCCGGCGCCGAGGGCGAGGTCGAGACCACCCGCCGCGACCACACCCCGCCGCCGGTGCTCGGCGCCGACGGCGACGCGATCCGCGCCTGGCTGTCCGGTGCGCCCGACGGCGTCCCCCAGCCGGCCGGTGACGACGTCGAGGACGGGCACGCCACGTGA
- a CDS encoding carboxyl transferase domain-containing protein has translation MSGPAGTAAPTTRPARMDARALRDLVLDPGSWRSWDTPVPPRAVDDDYARDLARAAEKTGQDEAVVTGEGTLRGRRVAVVAGEFGFLAGSIGVATAERLMTAVERATDEGLPLLASPVSGGTRMQEGTVAFLQMIGITAAIARHKEAGLPYLVYLRGPTFGGVLASWGSLGHVTIAEPGAAVGFLGPRVYEALYGEPFPEGVQTSENLAAHGLIDGVVPVDELADVADRALRVLAARETWHRGTAVEGPVEGDGTDADDPEDGRTAWDVVTASRRADRPGVRQLLRTAATDVVTLNGTGAGESDPGLLLALARFGGAPCVVLGQDRRGQSLSAPLGPGALREARRGMRLADELRLPLLTLIDTPGAALSVAAEEGGMAGEIARCLQDLVVLRAPTLAVLLGQGTGGGALALVPADRVLATANGWLGPLPPEGASAIVHRTVDRADEMAASQGVRATDLWRAGIVDRVVPERPDAADEPVEFCRRLGRVLAEELAGLLGRDDVERLRSRTRRWRHLGR, from the coding sequence GTGAGCGGGCCCGCGGGCACGGCCGCGCCGACCACCCGGCCGGCCCGGATGGACGCGCGGGCGCTGCGCGACCTGGTGCTCGACCCGGGGTCCTGGCGCTCCTGGGACACCCCGGTGCCCCCGCGCGCGGTCGACGACGACTACGCCCGCGACCTCGCCCGGGCGGCGGAGAAGACCGGGCAGGACGAGGCGGTGGTCACCGGGGAGGGGACGCTGCGCGGCCGCCGGGTCGCCGTCGTCGCCGGGGAGTTCGGCTTCCTGGCCGGCTCCATCGGGGTGGCCACCGCCGAGCGGCTGATGACGGCGGTCGAGCGGGCCACCGACGAGGGCCTGCCGCTGCTGGCCTCACCGGTCTCCGGCGGCACCCGGATGCAGGAGGGCACCGTCGCCTTCCTGCAGATGATCGGCATCACCGCGGCGATCGCCCGGCACAAGGAGGCCGGGCTGCCCTACCTGGTCTACCTGCGCGGGCCGACGTTCGGCGGGGTGCTGGCCTCGTGGGGCTCGCTGGGTCACGTGACGATCGCCGAGCCGGGGGCCGCCGTCGGCTTCCTGGGGCCGCGGGTCTACGAGGCGCTGTACGGCGAGCCCTTCCCCGAGGGCGTGCAGACCTCGGAGAACCTCGCCGCGCACGGGCTGATCGACGGGGTCGTCCCGGTCGACGAGCTGGCCGACGTCGCCGACCGGGCGCTGCGGGTGCTGGCTGCCCGGGAGACCTGGCACCGCGGCACCGCGGTGGAGGGGCCGGTCGAGGGCGACGGCACCGACGCCGACGACCCGGAGGACGGGCGCACCGCGTGGGACGTCGTCACCGCCTCGCGGCGGGCCGACCGGCCGGGGGTGCGGCAGCTGCTGCGCACCGCGGCGACCGACGTCGTCACCCTCAACGGCACCGGCGCCGGCGAGTCCGACCCCGGGTTGCTGCTGGCGCTGGCCCGGTTCGGCGGGGCGCCGTGCGTGGTGCTGGGCCAGGACCGGCGCGGGCAGTCGCTGTCGGCGCCGCTGGGCCCGGGGGCGCTGCGCGAGGCGCGGCGCGGGATGCGATTGGCCGACGAGCTCCGGCTGCCGCTGCTCACCCTGATCGACACCCCGGGGGCCGCGCTGTCGGTGGCCGCCGAGGAGGGCGGGATGGCCGGGGAGATCGCCCGCTGCCTGCAGGACCTGGTGGTGCTGCGGGCGCCGACCCTGGCGGTGCTGCTCGGGCAGGGCACCGGCGGGGGCGCGCTGGCGCTGGTGCCCGCCGACCGGGTGCTGGCCACGGCGAACGGCTGGCTGGGGCCGCTGCCGCCGGAGGGCGCCTCGGCGATCGTGCACCGCACGGTCGACCGGGCCGACGAGATGGCGGCGTCCCAGGGCGTGCGGGCCACCGACCTGTGGCGGGCCGGCATCGTCGACCGGGTGGTGCCCGAGCGGCCCGACGCCGCCGACGAGCCGGTGGAGTTCTGCCGCCGGCTGGGCCGGGTGCTCGCCGAGGAGCTGGCCGGGCTGCTGGGCCGGGACGACGTCGAGCGGCTGCGCAGCCGGACCCGGCGCTGGCGGCACCTCGGCCGCTGA